Below is a window of Ralstonia nicotianae DNA.
CGCGCGAGCTCGTCCTTGCGCCGAGCCAGCAGCACCGAGACGTACATCATTGCCGCGCATTGCAGGCCCAGCAGCAGCCCGGCGCGCAGGTTGAACTCGAACCCCTCGCGCAGCTCCAGCGCCATGGCAAGCACGGGCACGAACGGCACGAGCACCGACGTCCGGACCCCGCCCAGCCGGATGATCGACTGCTGCAGCATGTAAGAGGGAATCATCACCGCCGTGGCGGACAGCAGAACGGCCTTCTGCAGGAAATCGGCCGACCCGAACTTGTGCCACTCCGGCGCCGACAGCGCCGCCGTGGCGAGCAGCAGGAGCGGCAGGCGGATGCAGATCAGGTCGTTCGCGGTCAGCGCGTGCTTGCGCTGCGCGCGGCTCGACGCGACGATGTACACCCCGCCGCACGCCCCCGCGCCCAGCGCGAGCAGCACGCCTACCATCTGGCCGTCCGCCGCGATCTCGTGCATCGACGGGTTCTGGTAGGCAACCAACAGCGCCGCAACCGCGATCGTCAGCACACCCACGCGCCCAGCCGGCCCCGCATCGCCCCACTGTCGCCCGACGATCATGGAAACCAGCGGAATGATCGACATGTAGATCAGCGACTCGACGGACGCGCTCACGAACTTCAGGCACCAGAACATCCCAAGCCACGACAGCAGCGTCGAAAGATTGATCGCGAACACGTTGCCGGGCGAGGCCCTCACGACGCTGAGCAGCACGCCGAGCCGCCGCCTGTTCAGCGCCAGAAACACGCCCCAGCAGACGAGGAACGTCGAGAACGTGATCAGATTCGCCGACGCATCGTGAAACTTCACGTTCACGAACACCGCCGAGTAGGCGGTGGCCAGGACATAGAGCGCGATGAACAGGTAGTCGACCATGGAAGCCTCGCTCAGCCCTCGCAGCCGCATTCCACCATCGTGCCCTCGCGGTGCTGCGCGCCGAGCGTCGCGTAGCCGTCGCGCTTCCACCAGTCGAGCCCGCCCAGCATTTCCTTCACGCGGAAGCCGAGCGACAGCATCTTGAGCGCCGTCTTGGTCGACGCATTGCAGCCGATGCCGTCGCAGTAGGTGACATAGAGCGGGGCCTTGTCCAGCTTGGCCAGCGCGTTCTCGCAGATGGTCCGGTGCGGGATGTTGATGGCGCCCGGAATGTGCTCGCGCTCAAAGGCCTCGGCGCTGCGGCCGTCAACCACGACGAGGTTCTCGCCGTTCTTCAGCGCGATGTACAGATCCCACGAATCGATTTCCCAATCGAGCTTTTCCTTGTAGAAGGCGAGTTGCTGTGCGGACATGACGAATCTCCTTTGGACGAAAAGTTGGACTACGAAAACAATGCATTGCCGATGCGGTCCGCCGCCTGCCGCGCGCAGGGCAGCTTGCCGGCGTACAGGCAGAAGTCGTGCCCCATGCCCTCGTGATCGACCAGGTCGATCGACGCGCCGCGCGCCCGCATGCGCGACGTCCACGCCAGCGCCTCGTCGCGCAGCACGTCGCAGCCCGCGACATGGAGCCGGCATGGCGGCAGGGCGTCGCCCGACAGCGCGAACGGGTCGAAGCCGGCTGAGGTGGCGGCGGGCACGAACAGCGATGCGAACCAGCGCATGTCGTCGGCATCGAGAAAGAAGCCGGTGCCGAAGGCATCGTACGAAGGCCAGTCGGCATGCAGCGACAGCACCGGATAGATGAGCGTCGCGTGCCGGAAGCGGCCGGCAAGCGCGTGCGCCGCCAGGTACAGCGCGAGCAGGCCGCCGACGCTGTCGCCGGCGATCGACGGCGCCGCTCCGCCCTCGCCTTCGCTGTCGATCAGGTGCAGCGCACGCGCCACCGCATCGCGCACGTGGCCGAAGATCGCATCGACAGCGTGCTCGGGCGCCTTCGGATACTCGAAGACGAACACCCGCGCCCGGTGCGCGCGCGCCCACTCGGCCAGCAGCGGCACGAACGTCCGCGCCGAGTAGTGGACAAAGCCGCCGCCGTGCAGATAGAACAGCGTGCGCGCGGGTGCGCCGGCTTCGCGCGCGTCGATGGTCCACCACCCGCGCGCATCGTCGGGCGGCCGGAGCACCGGGCCGTTGCCGGCCGCATCGGGCGCGGGGTCGGCAACGCGGTACTGGTCGATCCACTTCGTGACCAGCGCCCGGCTCTGCTCGGGGCGTTGCCTGTCTTTGCCGCGCGTGAAGATGCGGCGCACCGCCGCCACCTGCGCGAGCGAACGGGAGAGTCGCGCGTCATGCATCGGCCAGCCCCTCCGTCGGTACCGAACAGCCCGCCGGCAGATGGCGGAACGCCGAGAACGCCCGCGGCCGCGATTCCCGATCCGGGCCGAAGCGCACCTCGCCGAGCACAGTCGGCCAGGCGCGGGACGCCAGGTCAGCCGGCGCGTCGGCCGCCAGCCGCGCGGCCTGCACGGCGATCTGGATCGCCGCGACCGTCTCCCAGAAGTAGACACCCGGCTCGCCGCCGAAGCGCCGCTGCCATTCGCTGCGCAGCAGCCCGGCGACCTCGCCTTCGGGCCGCGGCATGAAGCCGATCACGTGAACTTCGCGCCCGCCGATGGCCGGCTCGCGCAGCAGCGCCGGCGTATACGCATCGTCGGTCAGGACGAGCGGCATGCGGTCCGCCGGATCGAGGCCGGTTGCGTACGCCACCGAGTTCGCGTACGTCCCGGCGTAAAGCCGTGCCGGCCGCCCGCCGACCGCCGACGCGCAACGCCCCCCGAGGCGCGCAACCGTGTCGACCACGCTGCGGCCGTGCAGCGACCCGTCGTGCTCGAGCACGGCGGGCTGCAGGTCCTCGCGAGCGCAATAGTCGAGCAGCCACGCGCAGTACGCATCGTCCGGATCGCACACGCGCCAGGTCGTCCCGTGGCGCGTCAGGTCCGACGCGGTCGCCGCCGGCAGGAGCAGCGGAATGCCCGCGCGCGCATAGCACGGCGCGGCGGCATCCGCGGCGGCCGACGCAAAATGCCCGACGACCGCGCGCGGCCGCCGCGCGACGATCTCCAGTGCCACCCGGGCGGCCACATCCGCGCGCATGGCATCGTCGAACCGTTCGAGCGTGACGGCCGGCGCCCGGTCACCACCGCACACGTACTGTTCGCACAGTTCTACGGCGCGCAGAAAGGTGGCGGTATGAATCGACCGGTTCGGCTCGAGGCACGCCACGCATGCAATCATGGCCGCGCTCAATTGAGGTGCCTCACCCGGTGGACGATGTCGCCGGCGAAATCCGACATCAGCGCCGGAATGTATTTCGCCCCCCGGCCCGAGAATCCGAACGCAACAGCCACGCGCGAGCGGTCATCGGTGAACCCGACGATCGGCAGCAGGTCCGGCGTGTAGGCGTCGTAGCCGCCGCGCATGTCGATCAGGCGCGCGCGCTCGGTGCCGAGCAGCCGATCAGCGAGCGTGGCCGTCCGTTCGTACTGGTCTTGCGCCAGCGCCGGCAAGGCATCGACCTCCTGAACATCGGATTGCCTCGCCCCGCCGACGAACGCGAGCGCGTCGCTCTCAGGCCGCAGGTATCCGCCCGAAGGCTCGTCGATCAGGCAATACTCCGGCACGCCGGCATCCGGATCGTGCACGCAGCCGAGCGGGATCGATCGCACGAACGCGGCGGCGACGCGGTCGGCATGCTGCCCGGCGTCTACCGGCGCCTGCGCGCCCACCAGCCGCCGCGTCAGCGCGCCCGCCGCGACGACGACGGTGCGCGCATGCACGGCCCCGGCCCCGGTATGCACGACCGCGGCATCCGGCGTGGCTTCGATCCGCTGCACCGGGCTGCCCTCGATCACCGTCGCGGCGCGCCGCCGGGCGCTTTCGGCAAAGAGCTGCGCCGCGAGCCGCGGATTGATGCACCCGCCCAGCGGCTCGTGCAGCACCACGGCCCCCTCATGGACGTGCGACGGCAAGCGGCCGGCGACCTGGCGGACTTCCGCGCGGCCGAGGATGCGGATCGGGTAGCTCGCCTGGTCATGAGACCGCAGGCGCGCCTCGATCTGCGGCAGGCTGGCGGGCGGCGCGACGTACAGCACCCCGCACGGCCGGAACGGGTTGATCTCGCCCAGGTCCCAGCCCCGCCAGAATGCCGTGCCCCGCTGCCCAAGCGCCATCAGCGCTTCGCTCGGATCGTAGACGCGCACGATGCCCCGCGAATGCGCCGTCGCGCCGCCCGCGCCCGCCGACGCCGCCTCGACCAGCGCCACGCGCAGCCCGCGCTGCGCGCAGAAGTGCGCGGCCGCGGCACCGGCCAGGCCCGCGCCGACGATGGCGACATCGAACGCAGGCTGCGCCGGTCCGAACACGTGCGAAGGCATCGCCATCACGCGTACTCGCCGATGGCCCGCTGCTTCGCTTCCACGTCCAGGTACGCTTCGGCGCCCGCCGAATTCCACCAGACCGTGAAGAAGACGAACGGTGCGTCCCCGTCGTTGTCGACGTAATGGTTGAGGCCTCGCGGAATGAAGATCTGGTCGCCCTGCGCCATCTCGATGCGCGCCTCGCCGACGATCACCGACGCCCGGCCGGCAATGCAGACGAAGAGCTCGTCCTCGTCCGCGGGCTGGTTGACGTGCGCGAGCGACGAGGTGCCCGGCGCGACCACGCAATACGCCGACCCGAACGGACTGTTCATCCCGTCCCACGGCAATGTCCGCATGCCCGCCAGACCGTACTCGTGCACGAGCGTCTGCTCAGTTGCCTTCCTGATGAATGACACGACCATCCTCCATGAACAAGGTTGCGACTCGCTGCAGATCCGGGATCGTGCGCGGGGGCTCCAGCGCATCGACGTAAGCCGACAGGTCGGCGTTGAAATGCTCCGCCAGCGCGACCAGCAGATTGACCGTCGACAGCGAGTCGATGCCCAGCGCGCTGAGCTCCGGCTGCGCCGACAGGGTCGCCTCGGTCACCGGCGGCGTGACGACGGCGTTGATGAACGGGACCAGTTCGGCCACGGTGAACGTGCTCATGCGACCTCCGACGCGCTGGAGGCCGGCTCGAAGATCTGCTTCGCGGACAGCGCGAAGTACCGCCCGTCGCTACGCTTGAGCGCGTCTTTCAGGCGCTCGATGATCGACTTCTCGTCGGTCTTGCCGGTCGAGGTCATCTGGGGCTGCGGCGACCACGCCAGCACGCCCGGCCGCATGTACTCGGGCAACTGCTCGGCCAGGTGCTGCTCGATCTGCGCGAGGATGCCGACATCCGCCGCCATCGCGACCGCGCCGATCTGGTCGCGGCCGTTGCGCGTGACCACCGCGACGGCGGCGCGCGACACGCCCGGCAATGCCAGGATCAATTGGCGGATTTCCCCCAGGTGGATGCGGCGTCCCGAGATCTTGGCCTCGTCGTCGGCGCGGCCGTGGAAGACGATTTCGCCGCAGGCGTCGTAGCTGCAGATGTCGCCGGTGCGGTAGTAGCGCACGCCGTCGCGCTCGACGATCACCTTCGCGGTTTCCTCCGGCTGGTCGAAATACCGGTTCATCACCTGCGGGCCGCCGATCCACAGTTCGCCCGGCACGCCCTGCGCCGAGACGCGCTCGCCGCTGTCGTGGTCCACCACCATGGCCTCGACGCCGTCGAGCGGCCGGCCGATCGGATAGGCGTTCGCGCGTGCCGTGTCGACCGCCTCGATCTCATAGTTCATGCAGACGATGGTGGTCTCGGTCGGGCCGTAGGCGTTGAACAGCCGCACGCCCGGCAGGCTGTCCTTCCAGGCGTTGATGATGGCCGGGTCGCAGACCTCCGCGCCCGTCATCACCGCGCGCAGCGCGGGGAAACGATTGCGGTTCAGATCGCCGGGCGCGCCGGTGATCAACGTCAGCAGCGTCGATACGGCAATCAGGTGCGTCACCTTCTCGCGGCTGAGCGCCTCGCGCATGATCGCCCCGGCGGGCACGCCGCGAAACTGGAACACGTACGCCCCCACCGAGAGCGGCAGCAGCGTGTCTTCGATCGACACATCGAAGTGGAACGGCGCCAGGCTGAAGACGCGCGACGCGGCATCGAAGCGCAGCACCCGGTTGTGGTTCCTGAAGTAGGCGCGCAGGCTGCCGACGGCGATCTCCACGCCCTTGGGCGTACCGGTCGACCCCGACGTGAAGATGATGTAC
It encodes the following:
- a CDS encoding rhodanese-like domain-containing protein, with the translated sequence MSAQQLAFYKEKLDWEIDSWDLYIALKNGENLVVVDGRSAEAFEREHIPGAINIPHRTICENALAKLDKAPLYVTYCDGIGCNASTKTALKMLSLGFRVKEMLGGLDWWKRDGYATLGAQHREGTMVECGCEG
- a CDS encoding alpha/beta hydrolase fold domain-containing protein; the protein is MHDARLSRSLAQVAAVRRIFTRGKDRQRPEQSRALVTKWIDQYRVADPAPDAAGNGPVLRPPDDARGWWTIDAREAGAPARTLFYLHGGGFVHYSARTFVPLLAEWARAHRARVFVFEYPKAPEHAVDAIFGHVRDAVARALHLIDSEGEGGAAPSIAGDSVGGLLALYLAAHALAGRFRHATLIYPVLSLHADWPSYDAFGTGFFLDADDMRWFASLFVPAATSAGFDPFALSGDALPPCRLHVAGCDVLRDEALAWTSRMRARGASIDLVDHEGMGHDFCLYAGKLPCARQAADRIGNALFS
- a CDS encoding ABC transporter substrate-binding protein yields the protein MIACVACLEPNRSIHTATFLRAVELCEQYVCGGDRAPAVTLERFDDAMRADVAARVALEIVARRPRAVVGHFASAAADAAAPCYARAGIPLLLPAATASDLTRHGTTWRVCDPDDAYCAWLLDYCAREDLQPAVLEHDGSLHGRSVVDTVARLGGRCASAVGGRPARLYAGTYANSVAYATGLDPADRMPLVLTDDAYTPALLREPAIGGREVHVIGFMPRPEGEVAGLLRSEWQRRFGGEPGVYFWETVAAIQIAVQAARLAADAPADLASRAWPTVLGEVRFGPDRESRPRAFSAFRHLPAGCSVPTEGLADA
- a CDS encoding NAD(P)/FAD-dependent oxidoreductase, which codes for MAMPSHVFGPAQPAFDVAIVGAGLAGAAAAHFCAQRGLRVALVEAASAGAGGATAHSRGIVRVYDPSEALMALGQRGTAFWRGWDLGEINPFRPCGVLYVAPPASLPQIEARLRSHDQASYPIRILGRAEVRQVAGRLPSHVHEGAVVLHEPLGGCINPRLAAQLFAESARRRAATVIEGSPVQRIEATPDAAVVHTGAGAVHARTVVVAAGALTRRLVGAQAPVDAGQHADRVAAAFVRSIPLGCVHDPDAGVPEYCLIDEPSGGYLRPESDALAFVGGARQSDVQEVDALPALAQDQYERTATLADRLLGTERARLIDMRGGYDAYTPDLLPIVGFTDDRSRVAVAFGFSGRGAKYIPALMSDFAGDIVHRVRHLN
- a CDS encoding cupin domain-containing protein, whose amino-acid sequence is MVVSFIRKATEQTLVHEYGLAGMRTLPWDGMNSPFGSAYCVVAPGTSSLAHVNQPADEDELFVCIAGRASVIVGEARIEMAQGDQIFIPRGLNHYVDNDGDAPFVFFTVWWNSAGAEAYLDVEAKQRAIGEYA
- a CDS encoding phosphopantetheine-binding protein — protein: MSTFTVAELVPFINAVVTPPVTEATLSAQPELSALGIDSLSTVNLLVALAEHFNADLSAYVDALEPPRTIPDLQRVATLFMEDGRVIHQEGN
- a CDS encoding amino acid adenylation domain-containing protein gives rise to the protein MNARSIPSLQDDHRLPLEGGLGDLFAIGCALHPDEPAVADGKSAFTFRELEHGATRLAHRLAAAGVERGARVVVFGAKLAVMPVTAVAAWKLNAVYVPLDGSMPIARARALLDRIQPRAVISLDGTVDVGAYCADARIPRLSQPDLLGMLTDRSPVEPLPHGLPADAHAPAYIIFTSGSTGTPKGVEIAVGSLRAYFRNHNRVLRFDAASRVFSLAPFHFDVSIEDTLLPLSVGAYVFQFRGVPAGAIMREALSREKVTHLIAVSTLLTLITGAPGDLNRNRFPALRAVMTGAEVCDPAIINAWKDSLPGVRLFNAYGPTETTIVCMNYEIEAVDTARANAYPIGRPLDGVEAMVVDHDSGERVSAQGVPGELWIGGPQVMNRYFDQPEETAKVIVERDGVRYYRTGDICSYDACGEIVFHGRADDEAKISGRRIHLGEIRQLILALPGVSRAAVAVVTRNGRDQIGAVAMAADVGILAQIEQHLAEQLPEYMRPGVLAWSPQPQMTSTGKTDEKSIIERLKDALKRSDGRYFALSAKQIFEPASSASEVA